Proteins encoded within one genomic window of Granulicella pectinivorans:
- a CDS encoding dimethylarginine dimethylaminohydrolase family protein: MLSTTRTLVATPVTTPVKTAHDHIPAPQLTRPTYLMCPPQWYDVDYVINPWMAGNLHRPSRDIAFSQWKSLYQALQRIADVRLLTARPGAPDMVFVAHAALVQHGIAAVSSFAHTERQPEEQHLREWLLQHGFLIWDTARETAFEGEGDVLFDAEGHGLWAAHGSRTCVQSHRHVADAWHAPVTSLHLVDPRFYHLDICFAPLAGGYLLYFPGAFDAQSIAKIEAVYPAEKRIAVTESEATQFGCNVLNVGRSILMGTVRSNLAERLAEVGFDVTELELSEFLRGGASAKSLALRLSDSKVTHGDAF, translated from the coding sequence ATGTTGAGCACCACACGTACGTTAGTAGCAACCCCCGTGACCACCCCCGTAAAGACTGCGCACGATCACATTCCGGCACCGCAGCTTACCCGACCGACCTATCTGATGTGCCCTCCGCAGTGGTATGACGTGGACTACGTCATCAACCCATGGATGGCTGGAAACCTGCACCGCCCCTCGCGCGACATCGCATTCAGCCAGTGGAAGAGCCTTTACCAGGCACTGCAGCGGATTGCCGATGTGCGTCTGTTGACGGCGCGTCCGGGCGCCCCCGATATGGTATTTGTGGCGCATGCAGCGCTGGTGCAGCACGGCATTGCCGCGGTATCGAGCTTTGCCCACACGGAAAGACAGCCCGAAGAGCAGCACCTGCGCGAGTGGCTATTGCAGCATGGATTCCTGATCTGGGACACGGCGCGCGAGACCGCGTTCGAGGGTGAGGGCGATGTTCTGTTCGACGCCGAAGGACATGGGCTTTGGGCGGCGCATGGCTCCCGAACGTGCGTGCAGAGCCATCGGCATGTGGCCGATGCCTGGCATGCTCCGGTGACGAGCCTGCATCTAGTGGATCCGCGGTTTTATCACCTGGATATTTGCTTTGCGCCGTTAGCAGGTGGGTATTTGCTCTACTTCCCCGGGGCGTTCGATGCGCAGTCGATCGCAAAGATCGAGGCCGTGTATCCCGCCGAGAAGAGGATTGCCGTCACAGAGAGCGAGGCCACACAGTTTGGCTGCAATGTGCTGAATGTGGGGCGGTCGATCCTTATGGGAACCGTGCGGTCGAACCTCGCGGAGAGACTGGCGGAGGTGGGCTTCGATGTGACCGAGCTGGAGCTTTCGGAGTTTCTGCGGGGTGGCGCCTCGGCGAAGTCGCTCGCGCTGCGGTTGAGCGATTCCAAGGTGACGCATGGGGATGCGTTCTAG
- the pyrF gene encoding orotidine-5'-phosphate decarboxylase, with amino-acid sequence MTTIAPLKDDSALRHDLGDAPEEKLAVALDFQTAREALDLVDRLEGSCRWMKVGLELYCASGNALIETLRNRGLEVFLDLKLHDIPNTVAGAIRSVANVGAGLLTLHAGGGEAMLRAAAKAATENPSSPRLLAVTVLTSMDAVQMQGVGLDVTPAQQVLRLARLAGECGIEGLVCSSEETTSLRHELGRKPFLVVPGIRPSGSEAGDQKRIATPADAIARGASMLVVGRPITQSRSPGDTARAILAEIAGKG; translated from the coding sequence ATGACCACCATCGCGCCCCTCAAAGACGACTCCGCCCTGCGCCACGACCTCGGCGACGCTCCGGAAGAGAAGCTCGCCGTTGCCCTCGATTTTCAGACGGCCCGCGAAGCACTCGACCTCGTCGACCGCCTTGAAGGCTCCTGCCGCTGGATGAAGGTAGGCCTCGAACTCTACTGCGCCTCCGGCAATGCGCTGATTGAAACCCTCCGCAACCGCGGTCTGGAGGTCTTCCTGGACCTCAAACTCCACGACATCCCCAACACCGTAGCTGGGGCCATCCGCTCCGTCGCCAACGTAGGCGCGGGTCTCCTTACTCTGCACGCCGGGGGTGGCGAAGCCATGCTCCGTGCCGCGGCCAAAGCCGCCACCGAAAACCCATCTTCTCCCCGTCTCCTGGCCGTGACCGTCCTCACCAGCATGGATGCAGTCCAGATGCAGGGCGTAGGCCTCGACGTCACCCCCGCCCAGCAAGTCCTTCGCCTCGCCCGGCTTGCTGGGGAGTGCGGTATCGAAGGCCTTGTCTGTTCCTCTGAAGAGACAACCAGTCTCCGCCACGAGCTCGGCCGAAAGCCCTTCCTCGTCGTGCCAGGCATCCGCCCCAGCGGCTCCGAAGCCGGCGATCAAAAGCGCATCGCCACACCAGCCGACGCCATCGCACGCGGCGCATCCATGCTCGTTGTAGGCCGCCCCATCACCCAATCCCGCTCCCCAGGCGATACCGCCCGAGCTATCCTCGCTGAAATAGCCGGCAAAGGATGA
- the thiD gene encoding bifunctional hydroxymethylpyrimidine kinase/phosphomethylpyrimidine kinase has product MRTVLTIAGFDPSSGAGVTADLAVFAAHGMFGTSCITALTVQNTVGVVGVHPVCGTVVGATLRCLQEDLPPVGIKIGMLATAGCIEAVAEFLEGLKDRPVVVLDPVLRSTSGRELLDGAGLGVLREKLLPLVDWVTPNAVELEVLGGLVALQGNSVIVTGGDRETPDDLVVVNGSKTWLPGVRVETTSTHGTGCALSSALLCRLLMGDGPVEAARAAKEYVTEALRRATPMGQGHGPMNHLWPLRG; this is encoded by the coding sequence ATGCGAACGGTATTGACGATTGCGGGTTTCGATCCCTCTTCGGGGGCGGGTGTGACGGCGGATCTTGCGGTGTTTGCCGCGCACGGGATGTTCGGCACGTCGTGCATCACGGCGCTGACGGTGCAGAACACGGTCGGCGTGGTGGGGGTCCATCCTGTGTGTGGTACGGTCGTGGGGGCGACGCTGCGTTGTCTGCAGGAGGATCTGCCACCTGTTGGGATCAAGATCGGCATGTTGGCCACTGCCGGGTGTATTGAGGCTGTGGCGGAGTTTCTGGAAGGGCTGAAGGATAGGCCGGTCGTGGTGCTGGATCCGGTGCTGCGGTCTACTTCAGGGAGGGAGCTGCTGGATGGTGCCGGTCTGGGAGTGCTGAGAGAGAAGCTGCTGCCCCTGGTGGACTGGGTGACGCCGAATGCGGTGGAGTTGGAGGTTCTGGGTGGACTCGTGGCGTTGCAAGGGAACTCGGTTATTGTGACGGGCGGGGACCGGGAGACGCCGGATGATCTTGTAGTGGTGAATGGGAGTAAGACCTGGCTTCCCGGGGTAAGGGTGGAGACGACTTCGACGCATGGCACGGGGTGCGCGCTTTCGAGTGCGTTGCTTTGCCGATTGTTGATGGGAGATGGCCCCGTGGAGGCGGCTCGGGCGGCCAAGGAGTATGTGACCGAGGCACTGCGACGAGCTACCCCCATGGGACAGGGGCATGGGCCGATGAATCACCTTTGGCCATTGCGAGGCTAG